In a genomic window of Hippoglossus stenolepis isolate QCI-W04-F060 chromosome 17, HSTE1.2, whole genome shotgun sequence:
- the si:ch211-153f2.3 gene encoding uncharacterized protein si:ch211-153f2.3 isoform X1, producing MDRDSHSEDTLSTMVLENIKNKLIHAFRATGESREEPQDSGSTVRPLSIGRSFQANEELRRAQIDGAITWLRSELLEMRSQDLQLAQTLLGLNTEIQRLRRESFGGVEVEGEDQQ from the exons ATGGACCGGGACAGTCACAGCGAGGACACCTTGTCCACCATGGTCCTGgagaacattaaaaacaaactgattcatGCCTTCAGAGCAACAGGAGAGTCCAGAGAGGAGCCTCAGGACTCTGGATCCACTGTCAGACCGCTCAGCATCGGCCGCAGCTTCCAGGCCAacgaggagctgaggagggcGCAGATTGATGGAGCCATAACCTGGCTGAGGTCGGAACTG CTGGAAATGCGCTCTCAGGACCTCCAGCTGGCTCAGACACTGCTCGGGCTCAACACGGAGATCCAAAGACTGAGGAGGGAGAGTTTCGGAGGTGTGGAAGTAGAGGGGGAGGATCAGCAGTAG